One region of Tumebacillus amylolyticus genomic DNA includes:
- a CDS encoding NAD(P)-dependent oxidoreductase, translating into MVLLTTCPVSDRHLAAIREIAPHLDIRVFKNIDEASQDLADAEIMITYGEDLTPAHIAASPNLKWIMVISAGLELMPFPAIDERNILVTNARGIHKGPMAEYTLGMILMFSRRFVELYQNQQKSLWDRTIRIDELSGQTLGIIGAGAIGSEIAKRAKAFDMHVLGVAASKRDVEGVDEMFDQSGLDDVLKRSDYVVVIVPLTDKTHGMIGEREIGLMKESAVLINIARGQVVDENALLQALQEKKIRGAGLDVFVQEPLPESHPFWGLENAVVTPHLSSRSPKYMERAQEIFQQNLRVFTSGAGELINVIDTKKGY; encoded by the coding sequence GTGGTTCTGCTCACAACCTGTCCCGTCAGCGACCGTCATCTGGCGGCGATCCGCGAGATTGCGCCCCACCTCGACATTCGCGTCTTCAAAAACATCGACGAAGCGTCCCAAGACCTCGCAGACGCGGAGATCATGATTACATATGGAGAAGACCTTACGCCTGCGCACATTGCGGCAAGCCCCAACTTGAAATGGATCATGGTGATCTCCGCCGGTCTTGAACTGATGCCGTTCCCCGCGATTGACGAGCGCAACATCCTCGTCACCAACGCGCGCGGTATTCACAAAGGCCCGATGGCGGAATACACGCTCGGGATGATCTTGATGTTCTCCCGCCGTTTCGTCGAACTCTACCAGAATCAGCAAAAAAGTCTCTGGGATCGCACGATCCGCATCGACGAACTTTCCGGACAGACGCTCGGCATCATCGGCGCGGGTGCCATCGGCTCCGAAATCGCCAAGCGTGCCAAAGCGTTCGACATGCACGTCCTCGGCGTCGCCGCCTCCAAGCGCGACGTCGAAGGCGTGGACGAGATGTTCGACCAGAGCGGCCTCGACGATGTCTTGAAACGAAGCGACTACGTTGTCGTCATCGTCCCGCTGACCGACAAAACCCACGGGATGATCGGCGAGCGGGAGATCGGTCTGATGAAAGAGTCGGCGGTGCTGATCAACATCGCGCGCGGCCAAGTGGTCGACGAGAACGCGCTGCTTCAAGCCTTGCAGGAGAAAAAAATTCGCGGCGCGGGCCTCGACGTTTTTGTTCAAGAGCCGTTGCCGGAGTCGCACCCCTTCTGGGGCTTGGAGAACGCCGTCGTGACCCCGCACTTGTCCTCCCGTTCTCCGAAGTATATGGAGCGTGCGCAAGAAATCTTCCAACAAAATCTCCGCGTCTTCACATCGGGCGCGGGTGAGTTGATCAACGTGATCGATACCAAGAAAGGCTATTAA
- a CDS encoding YktB family protein, producing MNFTGFAREDFDLFAIEGLEPRMEALIANLRVKLTQLGQDFEPILTELTGEEMFAHVAKHARRKTNPPHDSWVAWSKSKKGYKMYPHFQIGAWQTHAFVQFGIIYESPMKGVFAEQMISHLEEIKQTLPDHYLWYPDHMNPKGMVMSEMELEDFERIAHRLANQKNGEVMIGIIIPRAQAIKLSPKAFVKRATETFRTLAPLYQLAFSTVEV from the coding sequence ATGAATTTTACAGGCTTTGCACGAGAAGACTTTGACCTGTTTGCCATTGAAGGTCTGGAGCCGCGCATGGAGGCGTTGATCGCCAATCTGCGCGTCAAATTGACGCAACTGGGGCAGGACTTCGAACCGATTCTCACCGAGTTGACGGGTGAGGAGATGTTCGCACACGTCGCCAAACACGCCCGCCGCAAAACCAACCCGCCGCACGATTCCTGGGTGGCGTGGAGCAAGAGCAAAAAAGGGTACAAGATGTACCCTCATTTTCAGATCGGCGCTTGGCAGACGCACGCGTTCGTCCAGTTTGGCATCATCTACGAATCTCCCATGAAGGGCGTTTTCGCCGAGCAGATGATCTCGCACTTGGAGGAGATCAAACAGACTCTCCCCGACCATTATCTGTGGTATCCCGACCACATGAACCCAAAAGGCATGGTCATGTCCGAGATGGAGCTGGAGGACTTTGAACGCATCGCTCACCGCCTCGCCAATCAAAAAAACGGGGAAGTCATGATCGGCATCATCATCCCCCGTGCGCAGGCGATCAAACTGTCTCCGAAGGCGTTCGTCAAACGCGCCACCG